GGGATAAGGAGCGTCGAGAGATTGAGAGGAATTGTGTAGATAGAGACGCTCTCTAGTCTCGAGTCTCGAGTCTCTAGTATATAGTATATAGTAACTGCAGAAGAAGCGGTCGATAGCTGGAGACGCAGTCTCTTATCATTGGTGAACTCCAAGAGACGAATGAAGGACTTAGAGGCTTTTGTCCTTCCGGTTCTGCGTGAGTGGAAATTTATTGACTTTTGGCTTGAATGCGGGTACAATTCATCCTTCAGTCAGTTTGGAAAGGGAGGCTTCAATGTCAAGAGTTTGTGAGAAGTGCGGTAAGGGAAAACAGGTCGGTTGCAACGTCAGCCACGCGCATAATAAGACAAAGAGGGAATGGCTCCCTAACCTTCAGACGGTGCGAATTGTAAAGAACGGCGTTACAAAAAGAGCGAAACTCTGCACCAAATGCATAAAAAGGGGCAACTTCCAAAAAGCAGTATAGTACCGTCAGGATAGCCTCAAAACCGAGGCTATCGCCAGGGACCTATTACTAAACTAAATAACTCATCGCTGCCTTTCCATTTTCTATAATCGGTATCTTAGTTCCATCGGCCGCGTCGAAGCTGTCGACCGCCTCCATTATTGCCCCTCCGCATTTCGCCAAAGCACTAAAGACTGCCTCTAACCATCGACTATCCGCCACCTCTGCCTTCGTCCATTTCACTAACGACTATCGACTGCCTTTAAGCTATCGACAGCCGCCTTTGCAGTTCACTAACGACTATCGACTAGAGACTCTCTTTATTTCGCCGTCGCCGACAAGTGACTCGTATTGGTGGTCCCTGTGGGATCGTCGGCGGAGAGTACCGTGACCCGGGCGTTTTTTATTCCTGCGACCTCCGGTTGGAAGAGTACTCTAAAGGTACAGCTCTTTCCCGGGAGCAGGGTTTTACCCGAGCATTTATCCTTTGAAGGGTCAATTACAAATTCGCCCGCGTCCACCCCTTCCAGGCTGATGGAATCGATGGTGAGGTTTTGTTTGCCCAAGGTGGTACGGTTCACCACCGTGAAGGAGGCTATGGCGGTTCTTCCGGTTTTCGCTACCCCGTAATTCTTGCTTGAG
The DNA window shown above is from Syntrophorhabdaceae bacterium and carries:
- the rpmB gene encoding 50S ribosomal protein L28: MSRVCEKCGKGKQVGCNVSHAHNKTKREWLPNLQTVRIVKNGVTKRAKLCTKCIKRGNFQKAV